The Chryseobacterium muglaense genome contains a region encoding:
- a CDS encoding pentapeptide repeat-containing protein, translated as MDKKELIKRWKTEEGKLLLELVKHNLESGQSLSLIPNIEKYNGRWDLRGSELSILRKERKIETSGHSFLQKLGSLKLKKVNLESIDFSYCNLNYTWIEKCIISNCIFIETKAKELYIIATDFNNCIFKKTDLSYSFLNENIGTNSGVFRNVEFIETNLKECSFCFPVIENCLFADCLLYATNFNGSRFANSKFTGEVNGSIFSGYPQRVNKSLFGIFNRINEKDFFNKMTNIDFSEAHMVGVSFINSIDLNRCIFPNNENYIIVKDIYTTFSKARELINREWNLEERRIANNLIDNLSLSNNRLQQKMDLVDKFLLIDNGKMQKFGEKFFNLIKRIA; from the coding sequence ATGGATAAAAAAGAATTAATAAAGCGCTGGAAAACAGAAGAAGGAAAATTACTGTTAGAATTAGTAAAACATAACTTAGAAAGCGGGCAATCACTATCGTTAATCCCAAATATTGAAAAATACAACGGTCGATGGGATTTACGAGGATCAGAGTTATCAATACTTAGAAAGGAAAGAAAAATTGAGACATCAGGTCATAGTTTTTTACAAAAATTAGGTTCCTTAAAATTAAAAAAAGTCAACCTTGAAAGTATTGACTTTTCATATTGCAATCTTAATTATACATGGATAGAAAAATGCATTATATCTAATTGCATTTTTATAGAAACAAAAGCTAAGGAATTATATATTATTGCAACTGATTTTAATAACTGTATTTTCAAAAAAACAGATTTATCCTACTCATTTCTTAATGAGAATATAGGAACAAATTCTGGAGTCTTTAGAAATGTAGAATTTATAGAAACAAACCTTAAGGAATGTTCATTTTGCTTTCCTGTCATTGAAAATTGTCTTTTTGCTGATTGTCTGTTATATGCAACAAATTTTAATGGCAGTAGGTTTGCAAATAGTAAGTTTACTGGAGAGGTAAACGGATCTATATTTAGCGGATATCCACAAAGAGTAAATAAATCATTATTTGGGATATTTAATAGAATAAATGAAAAAGATTTTTTTAATAAAATGACTAATATTGATTTCTCTGAAGCACATATGGTCGGAGTTTCATTCATTAATAGTATTGATTTAAACAGATGTATCTTTCCAAACAATGAAAATTATATTATTGTCAAGGATATTTATACAACATTTTCTAAAGCAAGAGAACTAATAAATAGAGAGTGGAATTTGGAAGAAAGAAGAATTGCTAATAATCTTATTGATAATTTATCTCTCTCAAATAATCGCTTACAACAAAAAATGGATTTAGTTGATAAGTTTTTACTTATTGATAATGGGAAAATGCAAAAATTTGGAGAGAAATTTTTCAACCTTATTAAGAGGATTGCTTAA
- a CDS encoding relaxase/mobilization nuclease domain-containing protein yields the protein MVISASTRNVSSRSIQYQQSDKEQSVEVCRNGLSGEKPKELFEEFKQVADLNKRTENKYVTAVISPPKEYSQNLSLNDWAKLAEDYLKKEGIGKDNQYLVHLHQSTDDKHLHIIANRIDYYGKNQVTSHNIGERASSHAEVLSKERSWKTAQEITREKKEEIKNVLLQEKGQSKSLRDLVDRMDNRGYIMQISENSTGLNGARIIPKADINMNPSVLEKVTKQGFKLSDIDPKLKIKEIALDLAKSIGKDRGMSM from the coding sequence ATGGTAATATCTGCATCGACAAGAAATGTAAGTTCCCGATCTATCCAGTACCAACAGAGCGACAAGGAGCAGAGTGTTGAAGTGTGCCGGAACGGACTTTCCGGAGAGAAGCCGAAAGAGCTGTTTGAAGAATTTAAACAGGTTGCTGATCTGAATAAAAGAACGGAGAATAAATATGTTACGGCTGTGATATCGCCCCCGAAAGAGTACAGCCAAAATTTAAGCCTTAACGACTGGGCAAAACTGGCAGAGGACTATTTAAAAAAAGAGGGCATAGGAAAGGATAATCAATATTTAGTCCACCTGCACCAAAGTACGGACGATAAACACCTGCATATTATCGCAAACCGCATTGATTATTACGGTAAAAATCAGGTAACGAGCCACAATATCGGGGAAAGAGCATCTTCGCACGCTGAAGTATTATCGAAAGAGCGGAGCTGGAAGACTGCACAGGAGATCACCAGAGAGAAGAAAGAGGAAATTAAAAATGTACTCCTTCAGGAAAAAGGACAGAGTAAAAGCCTGAGAGATTTAGTAGACCGCATGGATAATCGGGGATATATTATGCAGATCAGCGAGAACTCTACAGGCTTAAACGGAGCAAGGATCATCCCGAAAGCCGACATCAATATGAATCCTTCCGTTTTGGAGAAAGTAACAAAACAGGGCTTTAAATTAAGCGATATCGATCCCAAACTAAAGATTAAGGAAATTGCCTTAGACCTTGCAAAAAGCATCGGAAAAGACAGAGGAATGTCGATGTAA
- a CDS encoding plasmid mobilization protein encodes MEDQNTEDWEALFKEEFENVDRQNQFRERGKLGGRPKINEPKSERLALRFTPLEMKMLKERADKKKLKLTDYSRTILLEKELPDYEKNIMLTEYATNFRRISNYMKKEIFTPEERARLLREIEEVIKGIRTQVKW; translated from the coding sequence ATGGAAGATCAAAATACAGAGGATTGGGAAGCTCTTTTTAAAGAAGAATTTGAGAATGTTGATAGACAAAACCAATTTCGGGAAAGGGGAAAGCTCGGAGGCCGCCCGAAGATCAACGAACCAAAAAGTGAGCGACTGGCACTCAGATTTACTCCTTTGGAAATGAAAATGCTAAAAGAAAGAGCCGATAAAAAAAAACTGAAGCTCACGGATTACAGCCGGACCATACTCTTAGAAAAAGAACTTCCGGACTATGAAAAAAACATCATGTTAACCGAGTATGCAACGAATTTCCGGAGAATCAGCAATTATATGAAAAAGGAAATTTTTACGCCTGAAGAAAGAGCCCGACTGCTCAGGGAGATCGAGGAAGTTATAAAAGGGATTAGAACACAGGTGAAATGGTAA